In Micromonospora sp. LH3U1, one genomic interval encodes:
- a CDS encoding GNAT family N-acetyltransferase, which yields MTSPVTPTIRPARPEDVPAVVAMVHELAEYERAPDQCHLTVEQLTSALYGPAPALFGHVAVDQHDEPIGFALWFLNFSTWAGVHGIYLEDLYVRPAARGTGAGRLLLATLADICVRRGYRRLEWWMIDWNPAAGFYASIGAEQMSEWIPYRLSGDALRELADHATTAGTRTGD from the coding sequence GTGACCTCACCCGTCACACCAACGATCCGGCCGGCACGTCCCGAGGACGTGCCGGCCGTCGTCGCCATGGTGCACGAGCTGGCGGAGTACGAACGTGCCCCCGACCAGTGCCACCTGACCGTCGAGCAGTTGACCTCGGCCCTCTACGGTCCCGCTCCGGCGCTCTTCGGCCACGTCGCGGTGGACCAGCACGACGAGCCGATCGGCTTCGCGCTGTGGTTCCTCAACTTCTCCACCTGGGCCGGCGTGCACGGCATCTACCTGGAGGACCTCTACGTCCGGCCGGCTGCCCGGGGCACCGGGGCGGGTCGACTGCTGCTCGCCACCCTGGCCGACATCTGCGTACGACGCGGCTATCGGCGGCTGGAGTGGTGGATGATCGACTGGAACCCGGCCGCCGGGTTCTACGCCTCGATCGGCGCCGAGCAGATGAGCGAGTGGATCCCCTACCGGCTCAGCGGCGACGCGCTCCGCGAGCTGGCCGACCATGCCACCACCGCCGGCACGCGTACGGGCGACTGA
- a CDS encoding S24/S26 family peptidase: MTTDHPAEAARLRRPLTAVLVTGPSMAPTLRHGDAVLVRPGGRPIRPGDVVVAVFRTRPELLVVKRAVRPQDGGWWLHGDNDLITDDSRAYGVADVRGRVVARYWPRPGRVPRRRL, translated from the coding sequence ATGACCACCGATCACCCGGCTGAGGCCGCCCGGTTGCGGAGGCCGCTCACCGCAGTTCTGGTGACCGGACCGTCCATGGCGCCGACGCTGCGGCACGGCGACGCGGTGCTGGTTCGCCCCGGTGGTCGCCCGATCCGACCCGGAGATGTGGTGGTCGCGGTCTTCCGGACCCGGCCCGAGTTGCTGGTGGTGAAGCGGGCGGTCCGGCCGCAGGACGGCGGCTGGTGGCTGCATGGTGACAACGACCTGATCACCGATGACTCCCGGGCGTACGGAGTGGCCGACGTGCGGGGGAGGGTGGTGGCCCGCTACTGGCCGCGCCCCGGACGGGTTCCTCGTCGCCGGTTATGA
- the sodN gene encoding superoxide dismutase, Ni codes for MRLPRILAPRVTASAHCDLPCGVYDPAQARIEAESVKMICEKYQANTDPEFRTRSIIIKEQRAELVKHHLWVLWTDYFKPPHFEKYPNLHSLFNEATKLAGAGGVKGSLDPATADKLLAKIDEISKIFWETKKA; via the coding sequence ATGCGACTTCCGCGCATCCTTGCGCCCCGCGTCACCGCGAGCGCTCACTGCGACCTGCCGTGCGGTGTCTACGATCCGGCTCAGGCTCGGATCGAGGCCGAGTCGGTCAAAATGATCTGCGAGAAGTACCAGGCGAACACCGACCCGGAGTTCCGCACCCGCTCCATCATCATCAAGGAGCAGCGCGCCGAGTTGGTCAAGCACCACCTCTGGGTGCTCTGGACCGACTACTTCAAGCCGCCGCACTTCGAGAAGTACCCGAACCTGCACAGCCTGTTCAACGAGGCCACCAAGCTCGCCGGCGCCGGTGGCGTCAAGGGCAGCCTCGACCCGGCCACCGCCGACAAGTTGCTCGCGAAGATCGACGAGATCTCGAAGATCTTCTGGGAGACCAAGAAGGCGTGA